The Neodiprion virginianus isolate iyNeoVirg1 chromosome 5, iyNeoVirg1.1, whole genome shotgun sequence genome contains a region encoding:
- the LOC124304387 gene encoding DNA polymerase beta-like isoform X1, which translates to MSKRKAPDNADNLNSDLSDFLIELANYERNVSKNIYKYNAYRKAAGTLAALSYRVKNGEEAKKLPGVGEKIAKKIDEFLQTGKLQKLEKINADGISAPINLMTRVSGIGPSKAKELVDAGIKTLEDLRKNQDKLTHHQKIGLKYFQDFEQKIPREEVRRLEFSLKSVIANLDKEYILTICGSYRRGKDESGDIDVLITHPKFTSESMDAKNKGGMLKNIVKHLEKEGIITETISIGNTKFMGVCRDPAESSKPFRRLDIRVTPSDHYYCAVLYFTGSDLFNKNMRAHALKKKFTLNEYTLKHLTLEGLPGNAELITSEEDIFSKLGLPYKKPEERNS; encoded by the exons ATGAGCAAACGAAAGGCACCCGACAACGCAGACAATCTAAACAGTGATCTCTCCGATTTTCTGATAG agCTAGCAAATTACGAGCGGAATGTCAGTAAAAACATCTACAAGTATAACGCTTACCGTAAAGCTGCTGGAACTTTGGCTGCACTATCATACCGAGTGAAGAATGGTGAAGAGGCAAAAAAGTTGCCAGGGGTTGGAGAGAAGatcgcaaaaaaaattgatgagtTCCTTCAAACcggaaaattacaaaaacttgaaaaa ATTAATGCTGATGGCATCAGTGCTCCTATAAACTTGATGACCAGGGTATCAGGAATTGGACCATCGAAGGCAAAGGAATTGGTAGATGCTGGTATAAAGACTTTGGAAGACCTGAGAAAAAACCAAGATAAATTAACACATCATCAGAAAATTGGTTTAAA GTACTTTCAAGATTTTGAACAGAAAATTCCAAGGGAAGAGGTGCGGCGACTCGAGTTCAGTCTCAAATCAGTGATTGCTAATTTAGACAAAGAGTATATACTTACAATCTGTGGTAGTTATAGACGTGGAAAGGATGAGAGTGGCGATATTGACGTCTTGATAACACATCCAAAATTCACATCCGAAAGTATGGATGCGAAAAATAAAGGCGGTATgctaaaaaatattgttaaacaTCTTGAAAAGGAGGGAATAATCACAGAGACTATCTCTATCGGCAACACAAAGTTTATG GGTGTTTGCCGAGATCCAGCAGAATCGAGTAAACCATTTCGCCGACTGGATATAAGAGTTACTCCCAGCGATCACTACTACTGTGCCGTATTATATTTTACCGGCAGtgatttattcaataaaaatatgcgGGCACACGCActtaaaaagaaatttacgtTGAACGAGTATACCTTGAAACATCTAACATTGGAAG
- the LOC124304387 gene encoding DNA polymerase beta-like isoform X2, with protein sequence MKKFAELANYERNVSKNIYKYNAYRKAAGTLAALSYRVKNGEEAKKLPGVGEKIAKKIDEFLQTGKLQKLEKINADGISAPINLMTRVSGIGPSKAKELVDAGIKTLEDLRKNQDKLTHHQKIGLKYFQDFEQKIPREEVRRLEFSLKSVIANLDKEYILTICGSYRRGKDESGDIDVLITHPKFTSESMDAKNKGGMLKNIVKHLEKEGIITETISIGNTKFMGVCRDPAESSKPFRRLDIRVTPSDHYYCAVLYFTGSDLFNKNMRAHALKKKFTLNEYTLKHLTLEGLPGNAELITSEEDIFSKLGLPYKKPEERNS encoded by the exons atgaaaaaatttgcagagCTAGCAAATTACGAGCGGAATGTCAGTAAAAACATCTACAAGTATAACGCTTACCGTAAAGCTGCTGGAACTTTGGCTGCACTATCATACCGAGTGAAGAATGGTGAAGAGGCAAAAAAGTTGCCAGGGGTTGGAGAGAAGatcgcaaaaaaaattgatgagtTCCTTCAAACcggaaaattacaaaaacttgaaaaa ATTAATGCTGATGGCATCAGTGCTCCTATAAACTTGATGACCAGGGTATCAGGAATTGGACCATCGAAGGCAAAGGAATTGGTAGATGCTGGTATAAAGACTTTGGAAGACCTGAGAAAAAACCAAGATAAATTAACACATCATCAGAAAATTGGTTTAAA GTACTTTCAAGATTTTGAACAGAAAATTCCAAGGGAAGAGGTGCGGCGACTCGAGTTCAGTCTCAAATCAGTGATTGCTAATTTAGACAAAGAGTATATACTTACAATCTGTGGTAGTTATAGACGTGGAAAGGATGAGAGTGGCGATATTGACGTCTTGATAACACATCCAAAATTCACATCCGAAAGTATGGATGCGAAAAATAAAGGCGGTATgctaaaaaatattgttaaacaTCTTGAAAAGGAGGGAATAATCACAGAGACTATCTCTATCGGCAACACAAAGTTTATG GGTGTTTGCCGAGATCCAGCAGAATCGAGTAAACCATTTCGCCGACTGGATATAAGAGTTACTCCCAGCGATCACTACTACTGTGCCGTATTATATTTTACCGGCAGtgatttattcaataaaaatatgcgGGCACACGCActtaaaaagaaatttacgtTGAACGAGTATACCTTGAAACATCTAACATTGGAAG